The Callithrix jacchus isolate 240 chromosome X, calJac240_pri, whole genome shotgun sequence genome contains a region encoding:
- the LOC144581256 gene encoding histone H2B type W-T-like: MLRTQASPLHNRHCLSPSTTAIASSCDLMAAASAMARNSSGEQMITQEPKEANSTTAQKKSKQRKRGRRGPRRCHANCRGDSFATYFRLVLKQVHQGLSLSREAVSVMDSMVHDILDRIGSEAGRLAHSVKHVTITAWEIQIAVRLLLPGDMGRLAESEGTKAVLRTSVYALQQQKK, from the exons ATGCTGCGTACCCAAGCGTCCCCGCTTCACAATCGCCATTGTCTGTCCCCGTCGACAACCGCCATTGCCTCTTCTTGCGATCTAATGGCCGCTGCCTCCGCCATGGCTAGAAATTCCTCTGGGGAACAAATGATCACCCAGGAGCCCAAAGAGGCCAACTCCACAACGGCCCAGAAGAAGAGCAAGCAGAGGAAGCGAGGGCGCCGAGGGCCCCGCAGGTGCCACGCCAACTGCCGCGGGGACAGCTTCGCCACCTATTTCCGCCTGGTGCTGAAGCAGGTTCACCAGGGCCTCAGCCTTTCCCGGGAGGCCGTGAGTGTCATGGATTCTATGGTTCACGACATACTTGACCGCATCGGCTCCGAGGCTGGTCGCCTGGCCCACTCCGTCAAGCACGTGACCATCACCGCCTGGGAGATCCAGATCGCCGTGCGCCTGCTGCTGCCCGGGGACATGGGCAGGCTGGCCGAGTCCGAGGGCACGAAGGCTGTTCTCAG AACTTCAGTATATGCCCTACAGCAACAGAAAAAGTGA